The genomic segment GAGCTGGGAGTGACTAACAACGCAGAGTTTTAAGATTGTGGTCTTCGGGCGTGCTCCGATTCCACCCCGCATACCAGGTACCGCGCTCCCTAAGCCTGGCAAAACAATTTAAAGTTCTCTTTATTTCAGTAAAgttgaaataattttactttgaagATTTTTGGCTCAGGGACCTAAAGGctctgtccccccagcagcaagTGACCCCGCATGCACCATGTGTTACGGGACAGGCTGAAGAGGAGGAACATCTCCTGTCCCTGGAACGTGTTAGAGGAGCTTGTGCCGAAGAACAGGCCACAATCCCAGGGCtgtattttgaaagcattatAATCTTTTATAGAAAAAATTGCGTTTCCAGCCAAAAGTCTCTTCCAAGTTAACAGACATGTTTGTGGGTGACTTTCAAGATCCAAATAACCTAGTGGAGGCAACAGAAAAGAAGGAGATGAGAACCGGGTACGACTGGGAACAGTCACGCCAATGCCCTTCCAACTCACACCACCAGCGCACATCTGGCCAGCGGTTTTGCTCCCCCATGCATCAGACCATAAAGCGACCTAAGCGCAAGGGAAGCGGCCTGCTAGCCTGCCTACGGAACCAAAACCTGCTCTTTCCAGACACCATTCTCAAGGCCGACTCCATTCTATTAACTGGtgggttttcttccccccctacaatgaaaaacaccccaaaagtTAAACTGAAATGCTCCCCCAAATGATATTTTACTGAAGCAACCCACGACAAGGAACATTATATCTACGGCTGTATGACTTACGGGCCGGCAAAGAAGGTTTTCATGCACTACAGGTGGCCACATTAGCAAAGACCTGTGAGGTCTCTTTGAAGATTGAAATAAAGtagcaaaatgaaaaggaattacGGAACAATagagtaagagagaaaaagatcGGAAAAGAAACATGCCAGAAAAATCCCAACATATACAACTTGCTATAAACAAATGACAAGATGCGTTACTTACACAATCATGCAGAACATCATGAAGACATTCCACAAAGCAATGAAGATTCGAAAATATCTGAGACTCAGCAAAAACTCTCTGATATTATCACCTGAAAATCAAGAGAAgatgactttgatgtaaaaaAATACCTAACACACTGACAAATCACATTTTCAACACTGTCTGGAAAACATAAGCAActctgacacagaaaaaaacccacaaaaagtcagAGAACAAAAACCTGGAAGTTGAAGTTTTAGGTAAATGATGCATACTATGTTCAGTGCATCCCTACTAAGGGCATGTGGGAGAATAAGcaataaatgataaataaaaaggGCAGGACAGCCCTCCGTGGGAGTTTCCAGCCTTCCTGCCACTTTCAACCAGCACGCAGAGGGACAAAGGAGTAATAAATGTACATACGCACTAAAATGGGAATCAGGCTGTAAGCAGTGTTACCTCTGTACCTACAttcaaaaatgcagaaagaagtgTGCATTTTTGTATTTCTCCTCAAATCACTCATTTGGGATCAACAAAGGTTTGCCACGTCTGTACGTAAGCATCATGGGGGAAAATTTCAGGTTGCAATTTAGTAAACCAATTATTCCAGCCACAGCGTAATTCACATCCAAACAAAATGGGGCTGAACTTGTACTTTGTCGccttgaaaaaaatgctttaagcgagaatttccttcagaaaacaccCGTTCCTGGACGCATTTGTCCCTCCCCGAGCCCTCGGCCCGGGGGCGCGGGCGCAGGCCGGCAGCTCCCGGCGCCCCTCCGTTACCGGTGGTAGGTTCCCTCGCCTCCTCGCCGAAGCCCTCCGTGTCTCTCTTCCTCCTGCGGGACAGCGAGAGGGGATCCGTGTGAGGCGGGGTGAAGGGCCCCCCaagccgccgcctcctccctccctcactccctccctccctccccccccgtccccgcccgcTCACAGCCTGAAGTTGAGCACGGCGCCCGCGTTCATCAGCAGCGTCCtaagggagagacagagagagccGTCAGGCCCGGCCCAACCGaaccgggccgccgccgccgccaccccgggCCCCGTCCCCGCTACCCGCAGAGCAGCAGGTCCCCGATCATGGCGGCGGCTCCGTCGGCGGAAGCGGAaagggcgggcggggcggcgcctgcgctcccgggggcggcggcggcggcacgggAGCTCCGCGTCCGGGCGGCaccggcctcccgccgccgccacaGCCCCGTTCGAGGAGAGGCCGCGCCCCGGGACGTCCCTCCGGAGGCGGGcccgggggcgggccggggctgagcggcggagggagggaaggagggcggcCGGCGCTGCCTCGCTGCCGCGGCGCCATGGAGCTGGCGGGGGCCCTGCAGCTCGGGGAGCTGGCGGCCGCCTTCGCCGCCCTGCCCGTCTTCCCGCTCTTCGACACGGCCTACTTCATCGTCTCCGTCCTCTACCTCAAGTACGAGCC from the Rissa tridactyla isolate bRisTri1 chromosome 22, bRisTri1.patW.cur.20221130, whole genome shotgun sequence genome contains:
- the SMIM7 gene encoding small integral membrane protein 7, producing MIGDLLLCGTLLMNAGAVLNFRLRKRDTEGFGEEAREPTTGDNIREFLLSLRYFRIFIALWNVFMMFCMIVLFGS